TCCGATCGGTGATAATTATTTGCAGGTTTTCTAAATCGAccaacaataaagaaaatctgcACAAATGGTGGACTGCAACTAAGTGGATCCGATCAGGTCGAAATATGGAGTTGAGGTCATTAGAGTCATTAAGCAGAAACATGTACTTTTCGGCATCTGAAGAACCCTAATTCACCTCTGGTAAAACTCTATGTAAATTGATTTTTTACCATATTGACGACGATTCATCAAAGGCTGGTAGATAGTCGATATACAACTGTTTTTAGTCATTTTCACTGCCAATCACTGCGGTTGCAATATACTACTACTCATCCTATTTGTCAAGGGAAAAATTGACTTAGGAAGTATAGTAGTATTTCTTTTATTCCCACTTGTGCTAGCTAGCTAGTACAGAATATTATTACTACTAGATGGATTTTAATTATACTTTGGGACTCGGGGGCGGTGATTCAAAGGAGGCATCTGACAGTGATGCTGGTGGAAGCTCCGGTGGCGGCGGAGCAGCCGGGACTTCCAACCGCCGCCCTCGAGGCCGTCCACCTGGATCCAAAAATAAGCCCAAGCCTCCAATTATTGTTACAAGAGACACCCCTAATGCACTCCGATCTCATGTGCTTGAAGTTTCCGCGGGTGCAGATGTAATGGAAAGTGTGTCCAATTACGCTAGGCGAAGGGGGAGAGGTGTTTGTATTCTCAGTGGTAGCGGCACAGTCAATAACGTCAACATTCGTCAACCTGCTTCCCCTGCTGGGAGTACTGTAATTACACTTCACGGCCGTTTTGAGATACTTTCACTATCTGGGACTATTCTTCCTCCGCCCGCACCGCCCGGGTCGAGTGGACTCTCTATATTTTTGTCAGGTGGACAAGGCCAAGTTGTTGGAGGATCTATCGTTGGGCCTTTGATGGCATCAGGTCCTGTTGTATTGATGGCTGCTTCCTTTGCTAATGCGGTGTTTGAACGGCTGCCGTTGGAGGAAGAGGAGGgggttgctgctgctgctgctgctactaCACAGGTACTCTTATAGCAGGTTGTTTGACTTATTTTTCAGAGGTAACTAGTTCCATTTATTATGGATTATTACTTGTAATTTTAAATGATTTAATAATGTAAAATTCAGGTCCGTAGAATTTGAAGTCTTATATATAGATACTAGATTTAATTTTGTCTCGTGGAAATAGTCTCTCTACTCCTCCGAagcaggggtaaggtctgcgtacacactaactTTCCAGACCCCCCACTTTGTGAAATTTcaatgggttgttgttgttgtatatatagATACtaggtgcatgtttggttttatCCATACGACTTTTAGGATATCTTGTGCATGAATTTTATGTTATTTGAGGTAAGTCAAACCTCTCGATAACAACTTCATTACATCCTcatttgttccgatattttttgcTGTTATAGTGAAATGTTGTTAtagaggatatatatatatatattataacataacataaaaatcgattctgaaaaaaatatgatttttgtagtgaattgttattatatagggatgctgttatagagaggtctgactcTACATTATTATAGTATTTTATACTAGTATTTTCTAGGTGTATTTTTATGTGACCAGGTTCATAGCGTCAAAGTATATATTTTGTAGATATAAGTCTGAAAGTCTCTTTTTGACGCATGATAACACCCCCTTGTAATGTTAATAATGTAAGAATGAAGTTTGCTTCATGTTTACTACCTTTTCCAATATTCTCAAAGAGCGTGCTTAGTTTAAATTTAATTAAACAGGTACATGAGCAGCCAGCTGCATCACAGTCATCAGGAGTAACCGGTGGTGGAGAGGGTGGACATCTAGTTGGAACTGGCGCCGAAGGtggtggtactggtggtggtgGTGCAGGAGGAGGTATGTCGTTTGGGAATGCACCACATAGTAATTACTCATTCTCACCTGAGTTGCTTGGATGGAGTGGCAATGCTGCACCTGCAAGTGGAAGGCCCCCGTTTTAGTATATGAATATTTGCATTAATTGCAAACAATGATGAGAGAGTTAATTAACCTAATTAGTATCCGGATGATTTTCAAGAATGTTACTCATTACATAGATATCATATGATTATCTCAAAATGCTTGAAGAGTTGATCATATTGTTGGTGCTGAAATTGGAGGGTGATGATCTGAATTGCATAGTTGTGGTTCACAAGTACAGTAAAATTTCAGTTTTACTAACAGTACAAGCAGCAATAGCAAGAGGCCATTATTGTGAAAGTTGTGAGGAGAGATTTGCAATTCAAGGGCGCTAACTTTGTATTGAAACTTGAAAGGATGCGTGATACTTGAGCAGTGAGATGAGCATTATTCCAAGAAATTGATCTCAAAGGTGAGTAGCTAAGCTTGCATTTTATGTACATAGTGTTTGTACAAGTATAGGTCAcgatgcttgcattagggtatgCTGCCTACATTACACCCCATATATTGCGGTGTGGCCCTTCCCCGAATCCTGCGTAAACACGGAATGCGTTGCGCACCCGGCTGCCCTTTAGTGTTTGTACAAGTACAGCACGTAACACTGCGCATCTTGGCTGTCTTATCTTGTGCCATTTACCATTGATTTCTTTATCTATTACTGTATTACTTTGCTTATTAGCTTTGTTTTGTTGTAATCTTAGCTAACTAGGTAAGCGTTAATGCTGCACATTACTACTACAAGATATATTTCAGTCTCAACTTCTTTTATTTACATATTGTGTTTCTCATTTGATTCTACCATTTGTGAGAATACCTCTTTGTTCTTGAACAAGATCTGAAGATGTGTGTTATTTGCCGCCTCCGGCGATCATCGCTTTTCATTAGTCACAAAGTTTGAAGGCAATAGGCTATCATGTTGTACCTTTTGTGCTTGGGTTGGTTCTCAATCAAATTAACCAAAGTTGAAAAAGAGACCAATAAAAAAAACTCCTACAGTCCTGCTTATTTAGAAATACACTAAATACCATGTCAATTAGAGGACCTATGATGAGATTTCTGAAAACAGGAATCTGTATTAGTAGGATTGAAGAGGTTACATTGCTTCATTTTTGTATGATTAATTTAATTTAGTCATAGATAGGTGTACTATCACTGTGAGTTCCgaaagaaatttaagtaaaaaAGGCTAGTCAAAACTGAACATCGAGGATTCACGCGACTGCATGTATGTATCATATTCGAAACAAGCGTGGAAAATTGCAGTCTGTAACATCAGGTACAGAACTAGTAACTTCCATTCCTTTAAGGAATAATTATGGTGTTAAAGCATAatttggaaatcgggcgaaatttaagttttataatcctaaaataccaaaaaatgaggaacaatcatggcgaggcgagaCGATAACTATTGTTCcctaggtcgtatatgatggacCGGTAAAATTTTAAGTGATCTGGGTCCGGTCGTTCGGactcatgcagatggcgtggactgcacatgaaaatctaggaatcgagtgaaatttcagttttttggccttaaaacgccaaaaacgaggaacggttatggcgaggcgatgactgttgttccttaggtcgcttcgccatgatcgttcctcgttttttggcgttttagggcgaCCGGCCGCGAATCTCCTAAAATGTTGCgggccataaaaatgacctaatgaataataggcATCGCttctccatggccgttcctcgttttttggcattttagggccataaaataggaatttaggatgattcccagattttcgtgcgctatagtccacgccatctacgTGAATTCGGGCTAACGTTTCCGAATCTCCTAAACTTTTTCGGACATATCTAAAAAGGCCTAATGAAAAATAGTCATCGGTGCACCATGGATatttctcgttttttggcgtaTAAGAGCCAAACACTATGAATTCgggacgattcccagatttttgtgtgctataacccgcaccatctgcatgaatttgggcaaccaccccgaatcacctaaaattttgcgggcccataaaaaatgacctaatgaacaatagtcattattTTTtcatgatcgtacctcattttttgacgttttagggcaTTAAAGCAGAAATTCAAGACAATTCTCATATtgtcatgtgctatagtccacaccaactgcatgaattcgggcgaccgaccCTGAATCTCATTTAAGTTTGCGGGGCCAtaaaaatgacataatgaacaatagtcatcacttcaccgtgaccgttcctctttttctgcgttttatggccataaaacgagaATTCATGACGATTccgagattttcgtgtgctatagtccacaccatctgcatgaattcaggCGACCGTCCCCGAATCTTCTAAAATTTTACGAGCCCATaaaaaacgacctaatgaacaatagttattgcttcgccatgaccattcctcgtttttttatttttgcattttagggccataaaatatgaattGAGGACGATTATTAGATTTTTATATATTATAGTCCATGCCAATTATATGAATTCAGACGACCGGCCTagaaattttgtcggcccataaaaaatgacctaatgaataatagtcatcgctttgccatgaccgttcctcattttttggcgttttagggccataaaaaaggaattcaggacgattccaAGATTTTTGTGTGCTCCACGCCATCAACATGAATTCGGGGACCGCCCTGAATGTTCTAAAATTTTGCAGGCCCACCAAAAGCGATAGTCAttgcttcgccatgatcgttcctcgatTTTTGGCGTATTAGGGCCATGAAATGGAAATTCAGGATGAttgccaaattttcgtgtgctatagtccacgccatctataTAAATTTGGGCGACCGAcaccgaatctcctaaaattttgcgagcCACTAAAAAAGAATCTAATGAATAATATTTATCgatttgccatgaccgttcctcaattttggcgttttagggatataaaataggaattcaagacgAATCCCAAATTTTCGGGCGGCCAGCTTCGAagctcctaaaattttgcgggcccatcTAAAATgatctaatgaataatagtcatcgttTCGCCTTGACCATTCAtcgtttttggtatttttgggccataaaatagaaACTCgggacgattcccagattttcgtttgctatagttCACGCTATCTGCATGAATTTGGGCGACCAGCACCTAATTTTCTAAACTTTTGCGGGCTCATAAAaaacgacctaatgaataatagtcatcactTAACTATcattgttccttatttttggagttttaggccataaaataggaattcgagACAATTCcagattttcctgtgctatagttCATGCCATTTGCGCGAATTCGGGAGACCAACCCcgtatctcctaaaattttgtgggctcATAAAAAACGATCTTATGAACAATAGTAATCCGTTCACCAtagccgttcctcattgttttggtaTTTTTGGGCCACAAAAGAAGAATTCAagacgattcctagattttcttgtgctatagtccacgtcatctgtatgaattcgggcgaccggctCCGAATCTCCTAATATTTTGCAGGCCCATAAAAAAGacctaataaacaatagtcatcgcatctccatgaccgttcctcaatttattcatttcagggtcataaaacaagaattcgCGACGATTCCCACCCGATCACAAGGAGAGGTTCACTATGATGGGGATACTTTTTTCCAGATGTTCGTGCGCTATAGTTCACGCTAtctacatgaattcgggcgaccggccTCGAATCACCCAAATTTTACAAGCCCATAAAAACGACCtattgaacaatagtcattgcgtcgccatgatcgttcctcatttgttgtattttgggaccataaaataggaattcagaacgattcccatattatcgtgtgtatagtccacgccatcaaaCATGAATTTGAGTGACtggccccgaatctcctaaaattttgtcggctcataaaaaattacctaatgaataatagttatcgcttcgccatgatcACTCCTtatgttttggcgttttaaggccagaaaataggaattcaggacgattcccatatttttgtgtgcccatgccatctgcatgaattttgGTGACATGGCCTcgaatctcctaaaaattttcgggcccaTAGAAAATGACCTAATGGATAATGTCATCActtcgccatgatcattcctaaattttggcattttagggccataaaacaggaattcaggacgattcctagattttcgtgtgctatagtacacgtcatctgcatgaattcgggagaCCGGCCCCGATATCCTAAGATTTTtcgggcccatcaaaaatgatctaatgaATAATATTAATCGTTTAtctatgattgttcctcatgttttggtgtTTTAGTGCTACAAAATAGGAATTCGgaacgattcccaaatttttgtgtgctacaatCCACGCCATGTGCATGAATCCATGCCATCCGCATGAATGTGGGCGACCGACCCCGAATCAAgaagattcccagattttcgtgtgctatagtccacgccatcaaCACGAATTCGGCGACCGCCTcaaatcttctaaaattttgcgggcccattaaaaatgacctaatgaataatagtcatcacttcgccatgcccattcctcattttttggtattttagggccataaaataggaattcaagacgattacaagttttcgtgtgttatggttcacgccatctgcatgaattcgggtgacCAGTCCCGAATCTCCTTAAATTTTGCGAGCCCACaaaaaacgacctaatgaacaatactcatcgcttcgccatgaccgtttctcatttttttggctttttggggccataaaacaggaattgaGAACGATTCCTAGATTTCGTATGTTGTACATGCAAATTTTGTAGAATTTTCTGACGGACTCTGATTGGCCTAAATTTTCGTAGGTTCATAGTAACGGTCGAGTGACCAATACTCCTTACTTCGATATGGCTTACGCGTGCACGTTTCGAGGTCAGGTAACACAAAATTATGACTATATTTGTTTTTTGGTGTGTATTAGTATATACTGATTTTGTAGAATATTATTTTCGGACTCTAATTGGCCTTAAATATTGTATGTCCATACGAAACAGCCTAGTGACCAATACTCATCACTTCACCATAACTTTCGCATTCATTTTTTGTTGTTTTGAGCTCATGCAACCCAAATTTGTGCTTATATCTACTTTTTCGTATGTACTAGTACATGCTGATTTTGTAGTACGTGTTGGTTTCGTAGTATTTTTTGGACGGATTTCGATTGGTCTGAAAGTTCGTATGTCCATTAGAAACGGTGACCAATACTCATTGTTTCGTCATGACTTTATGGTTCATTTTATGGCGT
This region of Nicotiana tomentosiformis chromosome 4, ASM39032v3, whole genome shotgun sequence genomic DNA includes:
- the LOC104089474 gene encoding AT-hook motif nuclear-localized protein 25-like, with the protein product MDFNYTLGLGGGDSKEASDSDAGGSSGGGGAAGTSNRRPRGRPPGSKNKPKPPIIVTRDTPNALRSHVLEVSAGADVMESVSNYARRRGRGVCILSGSGTVNNVNIRQPASPAGSTVITLHGRFEILSLSGTILPPPAPPGSSGLSIFLSGGQGQVVGGSIVGPLMASGPVVLMAASFANAVFERLPLEEEEGVAAAAAATTQVHEQPAASQSSGVTGGGEGGHLVGTGAEGGGTGGGGAGGGMSFGNAPHSNYSFSPELLGWSGNAAPASGRPPF